A stretch of Chitinophaga caeni DNA encodes these proteins:
- the sufB gene encoding Fe-S cluster assembly protein SufB yields the protein MATENEIIQQLADKSYEFGFETTIDMEMAPPGLNEDIIRFISAKKEEPEWLLEWRLKAFKAFQKLKMPTWQHFELPEIDFQQLSYYAAPKKQAKYNSLDEVDPELLRTFEKLGIPLNEQKSLAGVAVDAVFDSVSVATTFRKELAEKGVIFCSFGEAVKEYPDLVKQYLGTVVPHSDNIFAALNAAVFSDGSFVYIPKGVRCPMELSTYFRINAKNTGQFERTLIIADEGSYVSYLEGCTAPMRDENQLHAAVVELVALEKAEIKYSTVQNWYPGDKDGKGGIYNFVTKRGICKGANSKISWTQVETGSAITWKYPSVILAGDNSVGEFYSVAVTSNKQQADTGTKMFHIGKNTRSHIISKGISAGRSQNIYRGLVTVGPKAAKARNFTQCDSLLIGDQCGAHTFPYIESKNPTAMVEHEATTSKIGEDQVFYLNQRGIDTEQAVALIVNGYAKEVLNQLPMEFAVEAQKLLSITLEGSVG from the coding sequence ATGGCTACAGAAAACGAAATTATTCAACAGTTGGCTGATAAGTCCTACGAGTTTGGCTTCGAGACGACCATCGACATGGAGATGGCGCCCCCGGGCTTGAACGAGGATATTATCCGCTTCATTTCTGCAAAGAAGGAAGAGCCGGAGTGGTTATTAGAATGGCGCTTGAAGGCATTTAAAGCTTTCCAAAAACTGAAAATGCCAACCTGGCAACATTTCGAATTGCCGGAAATAGATTTCCAGCAATTGTCATACTACGCTGCCCCTAAAAAGCAAGCGAAATACAATAGTTTAGACGAAGTTGACCCGGAATTGTTACGCACTTTTGAAAAGTTGGGGATTCCTCTCAACGAGCAAAAGTCGCTGGCAGGTGTGGCGGTAGATGCCGTGTTTGATAGCGTTTCCGTAGCAACAACTTTTAGAAAAGAATTAGCCGAGAAAGGTGTTATCTTCTGCTCCTTCGGTGAAGCAGTGAAAGAATACCCCGACCTGGTAAAACAATATTTAGGTACGGTTGTACCCCATTCCGACAACATCTTCGCCGCGCTCAACGCTGCCGTATTTTCCGATGGTTCTTTCGTGTACATTCCTAAAGGCGTTCGTTGCCCGATGGAATTGTCGACTTACTTTAGAATCAACGCCAAGAATACCGGCCAGTTTGAACGCACCCTGATCATCGCCGATGAAGGAAGCTACGTTAGTTACCTTGAAGGTTGTACCGCACCGATGCGCGATGAAAACCAGTTGCACGCGGCAGTGGTTGAACTCGTGGCACTTGAAAAAGCCGAGATCAAATACTCTACCGTTCAAAACTGGTACCCGGGCGATAAAGATGGTAAAGGTGGTATTTACAATTTCGTAACCAAGAGAGGTATCTGCAAAGGCGCCAATTCCAAGATATCCTGGACACAGGTAGAAACAGGATCCGCGATTACTTGGAAATACCCGAGCGTGATTTTGGCGGGCGATAATAGCGTGGGTGAATTTTATTCCGTAGCGGTAACTTCCAACAAGCAACAGGCAGATACCGGCACCAAGATGTTCCATATCGGGAAAAATACCCGCAGTCATATCATCTCCAAAGGTATCTCCGCAGGTAGAAGCCAAAACATTTACCGTGGATTGGTAACAGTTGGCCCGAAAGCAGCCAAGGCGAGGAACTTCACCCAGTGCGACTCCCTGCTGATCGGCGACCAATGCGGTGCGCATACTTTCCCGTACATCGAATCAAAAAACCCTACCGCGATGGTAGAACACGAAGCCACAACCTCCAAGATCGGGGAAGACCAAGTGTTTTACCTGAACCAAAGGGGGATTGATACCGAGCAAGCGGTAGCCTTAATCGTGAATGGTTATGCCAAGGAAGTATTGAACCAATTACCCATGGAATTTGCCGTGGAAGCTCAAAAATTATTGTCAATTACACTGGAAGGAAGTGTAGGTTAA
- the sufC gene encoding Fe-S cluster assembly ATPase SufC, with protein MMLNIKDLQARVEEKEILKGINLTINPGEVHAIMGPNGSGKSSLASVLAGREDYEVTGGSVTFEGKDLLDMAPEIRAREGLFLAFQYPVEIPGVSNMQFLKAAMTEHRAHKGLPPLSPKEFLAYVKEKQQLVEFDTQLLNRSLNEGFSGGEKKRNEILQLAMLEPKLSILDETDSGLDIDALRIVAAGVNKLRSKDNAFLIITHYQRLLDYIVPDFVHVLYNGRIVRSGTRELALELEEKGYDWLKEEMHLQEPVQ; from the coding sequence ATGATGCTCAATATTAAAGATCTACAAGCAAGAGTTGAAGAAAAAGAAATATTGAAAGGTATCAACCTGACAATCAACCCTGGTGAGGTACACGCTATCATGGGACCTAACGGTTCCGGTAAAAGCTCCCTCGCGTCCGTACTTGCGGGTAGAGAAGATTATGAAGTCACAGGTGGATCCGTAACATTTGAAGGAAAAGATTTATTGGATATGGCGCCTGAAATCCGCGCCCGCGAAGGTCTGTTCCTCGCTTTCCAATACCCGGTAGAAATTCCGGGTGTGTCCAACATGCAGTTCTTGAAAGCTGCTATGACAGAACACCGCGCGCATAAAGGTTTACCTCCTTTATCCCCGAAAGAATTTTTAGCTTATGTTAAAGAGAAGCAACAATTGGTAGAGTTTGATACCCAGTTGCTGAACCGTTCTTTGAATGAAGGGTTTTCCGGTGGTGAGAAAAAACGTAACGAAATTTTGCAACTGGCCATGCTGGAACCTAAATTATCCATCTTGGATGAAACGGATTCCGGACTGGATATCGATGCATTGCGTATCGTTGCCGCAGGTGTTAACAAGTTACGTAGCAAGGATAATGCTTTCTTAATCATTACCCACTACCAAAGATTGCTGGATTATATCGTTCCTGATTTCGTACACGTACTGTACAACGGTCGGATCGTCCGTTCCGGTACCCGCGAACTCGCGTTGGAGTTGGAAGAAAAAGGCTACGACTGGCTGAAGGAAGAAATGCATTTACAGGAACCCGTTCAATAA
- the sufD gene encoding Fe-S cluster assembly protein SufD yields MTNTLTSNITEQLPGVFEQLLANRKSEEPTSLLTQRDEAFKTFLQKGFPLYKTEEWKYTNVAPFLQEAYQFSSPAVADEKVKSLIQNAIPGGLDAYTIICVNGVYQPQLSQAPATDHVSISSIKEALQSGNYAQHFNSNGTTKHTFEQLNTALFQEGMMLVIKNGQEVDKPIHIIHVYNHAEPLFAQTRQLWIAEAGAQVQIIETLVDATENGAALFNNNVTEIMTESKAELQHYQLQTAKSHVRIVHQTRIHQAADSTYSHFAFTMSSAAFTRNNIDVVHLGQHTETNLYGFFLASQEQLIDNHTAIHHAQPNCNSNELYKGVLMDKAVGVFNGKIFVHQQAQKTNAFQQNNNLLLSEGAMMYTKPQLEIYADDVKCSHGTTIGQVSEEALFYLKSRGIGDAQARNMLVHAFAFDVTAQITVPAIRKYIEDMADQYLDKFANN; encoded by the coding sequence ATGACTAATACGCTTACATCGAATATAACAGAACAATTACCCGGTGTTTTCGAGCAACTCCTGGCCAACAGGAAAAGCGAAGAGCCCACCTCGTTGTTGACACAAAGAGATGAAGCTTTCAAAACCTTCTTGCAAAAGGGTTTCCCCCTGTACAAAACAGAAGAATGGAAATACACCAACGTGGCTCCTTTCCTGCAAGAAGCATATCAATTCTCTAGCCCGGCCGTTGCGGATGAAAAGGTAAAATCCTTGATCCAAAATGCTATTCCCGGTGGATTAGATGCTTATACGATCATTTGCGTAAACGGTGTTTACCAACCGCAACTGAGCCAAGCTCCCGCAACCGATCATGTCAGCATCTCTTCTATTAAGGAAGCTTTACAGTCCGGCAACTATGCACAACATTTTAATTCGAACGGTACAACCAAACATACCTTCGAACAACTGAATACAGCCCTCTTCCAAGAGGGGATGATGCTGGTAATTAAAAATGGTCAAGAGGTGGACAAACCGATCCACATCATCCATGTTTATAATCACGCGGAACCATTGTTCGCGCAAACACGCCAACTTTGGATCGCTGAAGCCGGCGCACAAGTGCAAATCATCGAAACATTGGTAGATGCTACCGAAAATGGTGCAGCATTGTTTAACAACAATGTTACGGAAATCATGACCGAATCTAAAGCTGAATTGCAACATTACCAGTTGCAAACGGCTAAATCCCATGTCCGTATCGTGCATCAAACCAGGATTCACCAAGCGGCGGATAGCACTTACAGCCACTTTGCATTCACGATGAGCAGCGCGGCATTTACCCGCAACAACATAGATGTAGTGCATTTAGGCCAACATACGGAAACGAACCTTTACGGTTTCTTCCTGGCTTCCCAAGAACAATTGATCGACAACCATACCGCGATCCACCACGCCCAGCCGAACTGTAATAGTAACGAGTTGTATAAAGGCGTGTTGATGGATAAAGCTGTCGGTGTTTTCAACGGTAAGATTTTCGTGCATCAACAAGCGCAGAAAACGAATGCCTTCCAACAAAACAACAACCTGTTGTTGAGCGAAGGCGCCATGATGTACACCAAACCGCAGCTTGAAATCTACGCGGATGACGTGAAGTGTAGCCACGGTACCACGATCGGACAGGTAAGCGAAGAAGCTTTGTTTTACTTGAAGTCCCGCGGGATCGGTGATGCGCAAGCGCGTAATATGCTGGTACATGCTTTTGCATTCGATGTAACAGCGCAAATTACCGTTCCGGCCATCCGTAAGTATATCGAGGATATGGCAGATCAATATTTAGACAAATTCGCGAATAATTAA